TCTCTAAGCTACCTTGACCGCTTGTTGTTAAAGAAACGCCAAACCTCAGATAGAACACCTCTGGAAGGACTTCAAACCGAAAACCAATTGGAAACAAACTACAGAGAAATATTTCAAGACTTGGGAGCCCCAAACAAGAGCACGGTTACAAGTGTTGGGACAAGTAATGCAGACCTATCCATAGAAGAAATATCTGCTGAGTTTGCCTCAAGTTGGGAGGAGACAGATGCTTGCATTGTTGAGGAGTTTTTGCCTCATTCCGAGAAAGACAGTTTTGATTGCATGACCTCGTCAGGACACTTGCTAGCTCATGTTTCACCCAGGAGCCCCTCCTTGACTGAAAAATCATGGTCCAGTCATTTGAGCAAGTCAGAAAAGACATCCAGTGGTAATGATGTTTATGTGCGTGTTTGGAGTCCAAAGCCAAGTTATGTGGGCCTATCAGAGTTTTTCCTGGCAGGTGTTGCAGATGACAACCCATTACCAAACAAGTCTGTTGAGAGATGGACAGAAGTGAGAAAATCTTTAGTTAGCACTAGTCTATCATCACAGAATGTGTGGAAACCCCATGAAAGTGTATCCAGGATTGTAGTTGAAGACAGTCTGATTCAAGAGGAGAAAGAAAACGAGCCTGTCATTCCTCTCGTGCTAGAACCATCTAGAGTCCACGACATTCCAGGCCCCGGATCGTCGACAGTGACTCTGATCCATGACTTTGGCATTGTggattttttgaaaataaaaccgAACTTACCCAGTGGCTTTGAAAAGCAAAGCCTCGTTCATCGCGTTTCCACAGTTTCGCCGATCACCTTAAGTCCCAACCCTCCAAGCCTCTATTGGTCAGACGATAGCGATGACGAATTCTTGGAACAAATCTGTTGTCAGACTTTCAAAGATGAACAGAAAGCAGACCAAGACGAGGCTGATCGTGCAACCTTGACTAATTTGGCATGGGAGTTGGCCTCATCGACTGGCTGCGAAGTGGAAGAGAGGAGGGTAAGGGAAGAGTCTGGAGAGGAGTTTGACCAGGATAGTATTGAAAGTAATGATTCTGGCTCGGGCTTGAGTTCCAGTGAGGAGGAGCGAGATCAACATGACAAGTACAGTGAACATTTGACTGTAGAATCTAGCGAAGACGACGACAACACATTGGCGTCAGCAGATGTTCACTTACTGGATTGACTTTTTCTGTACCGTGGTTATATTTTCGTTTTATCTTCTTCCAGGATCTTATACTTTTAATGTCTGATAACATATTCTCACTTTGTTTTTACTTAGCCTGCAAGCGAGCGCTTAGTATTTTGAACGCGTGCcatttcaacggaagagccttcCAGCAGGCTAATTTATACTGTACATATATTTCATCAATTCTTTCATGTATCTTCGTCCTTAAGTTATTCTTATTTATCCAATATGGAGCTATGGACCGCGTTGACACTTACATCGCCCGACAGATATGGCCAGGTGTATCTGAACCTAGTGATGATAACGTGGTGCCGTTGAGACGTCGTGCCGTTTTAGCGTCTCCTATTGCTTGTTTTCATTCCTAAaagtttaatttatatttgCACCAGAATAAATTAgatattatcatcactttgtcgagcattgtggcgcattttgcgggctaaaatggagaatttggcgggctaaaatgtattttagcccgctgaaataaaccaataaaaaatgagaatcaaataatcgtacgatctaagcaaccaatcaaaatcgagaagccatttcaaagtttgctgacgttttctcacagcgctggtgaaaaaaatattcttcggagtgttttgttgtcatttttttcagtttttattttctcaatgccctccaaagtgataataatagtatgctagcggctcgggctaaaatgagtcagagtcgggcccaaaacatatttatgcccgcgaacataaactctattgttatatttttcACTCGAAGGGAGCGAAATTCCGTAACACAAACGTGAAACTGTGAGACATCGATAAGACTGAGCTCTCCGTTCAATGGAGATTGTGAGGAAGATCAGGAGGAAGAAGGTGCGAGCTTGATTCCTAGTCCACACCCAaatccaaggacaaaagaagTTCACAAGAAAAATCAGGCTCAAAAACGGTCATAGATTTTATTAATCACTTAAAGAAGGAGACTCTCCATGCTCCTCCAAAAGGAATTGAAAATTCATGAGGAGCGGTCTCAAAGACTAAACAGTAAGAAAGGAATTATTCGAGTTTGGCTGAACTGCAGAATACTgagccactcatttccatatcatttaattACCTATGGTATCACTGTTATCTGTCTCGTAcagaattctgtagttgctttACTTAAAGTTATCAACTTCTTGGTTTCCTTGCAGAGGAATCCTAACTGCATGTTAAGCATTGATTGATTACTTTACTGTGCGTGCAACGCTAGCGCTTTAAATCATTGCAACTTCTTCCCTTGCTGTGCAGTACTATGATCAAAGTATTTTCCAGTTAGGTGCGAAGCCTTATGCTGTGGAATCCCAGCTGTTGGCCATTGATTGATTACTTTACTGTTTGTGTAATGCTTCAAATTATTAACTTGAGGTTTTCCCTGTGGCACAATACTGTGATTGAGGTATAGGCCAGTGAGACCCTGGGAATAAGTTTCATGATAAAATTTATAAATGAAAATATattgtgaagttatatatgaattATTTCATATACAACTTAAATATATTGTTATGCAAGTGATGGTTTTGTTTCAGTGGGTGAAAATATGAACAGAAAGCTGTTAAATAGAAACTCAGGCTTAATATGACCCGAAGTCATTAAGGAATGTTAGAGACAATCATTTATCTTACGGCCAAGTGTAGGGCCAGCTAAAGTTCTTTGTGTTCAACCAGTAAAGCTATTGGAATTTTGAACCACAAATACCAAACTGCAAAGAGATTGTTGTCTCCAAGCAAATGAAATCTAATGAAAGAAATGAGGATCGTCAACTCTCAGTTGTAAAAGACAGTCACTACAATGAAATTGTTTAAGCCATCTTAGTGGGTTATTCTTTAAAACGTAGCTGTTAAGTAAGCGTCATACTGAATTGACACCGAAAGAAACGGCTTTTGATGAAGCCTGTCTTTTATCTCATCATTCTCATGAAACATTCCCTTTTGTTTTTAGTGTAGTTTTTTGTTAATGTACAATTTATTGACctcatttaatttttaaatcttgtttGCCGCATATTACTTTTTTAAGTTTCACTTTTATTCAAGTTGCCAGTATAAGTGCTTTGGTCAATGTCATACACGTGTTCATTATTTTGTCTATTTTGCAAAGAGAGAACTGTAcggcgccgcaaatgatccccgaccgctaATGATCCCCAGATcacaaatgatccccaaattggaccgcaaatgatcccgaaccgcaaatgatcccgccggaaaacaacgaatggcatggattttggtttcttggattttcttttaatgggtgatgtttattttttgcttgtgtgacgttggttactggattagagttaaaacagttcaaaaggttaagaggaagaacatgctaccaaaatacgttagaagtttcacagcagaggtaagaactgtcgatttcttccaagtttcttctccttttagaggcattctgaggcgtaattcggaggctataacagc
Above is a genomic segment from Acropora muricata isolate sample 2 chromosome 1, ASM3666990v1, whole genome shotgun sequence containing:
- the LOC136915047 gene encoding uncharacterized protein isoform X2; protein product: MEDRIRALKKQMFTEKEEREKFGGTRWTSGKAGPLNNHAHDVLKNESPKYDKTPKKLRLLGDKPLENYLRKAAISSQPLNGVHASMCGQCDRNKAVLVCMECAEKYCASCFKSFHQKGALKKHTTQSVDQNEGPQPQGKGINAVNSSAPDPTRIKSPAQGNSRLSQQGGSLLDGSYNEQESAQSFAQALMEWRNTGKSTSCETSTTPELPKRQELQITFGANKSLSYLDRLLLKKRQTSDRTPLEGLQTENQLETNYREIFQDLGAPNKSTVTSVGTSNADLSIEEISAEFASSWEETDACIVEEFLPHSEKDSFDCMTSSGHLLAHVSPRSPSLTEKSWSSHLSKSEKTSSGNDVYVRVWSPKPSYVGLSEFFLAGVADDNPLPNKSVERWTEVRKSLVSTSLSSQNVWKPHESVSRIVVEDSLIQEEKENEPVIPLVLEPSRVHDIPGPGSSTVTLIHDFGIVDFLKIKPNLPSGFEKQSLVHRVSTVSPITLSPNPPSLYWSDDSDDEFLEQICCQTFKDEQKADQDEADRATLTNLAWELASSTGCEVEERRVREESGEEFDQDSIESNDSGSGLSSSEEERDQHDKYSEHLTVESSEDDDNTLASADVHLLD
- the LOC136915047 gene encoding uncharacterized protein isoform X1 is translated as MSYDISYVKARKKAVKQLRNSSSQQLEAETKKMEDRIRALKKQMFTEKEEREKFGGTRWTSGKAGPLNNHAHDVLKNESPKYDKTPKKLRLLGDKPLENYLRKAAISSQPLNGVHASMCGQCDRNKAVLVCMECAEKYCASCFKSFHQKGALKKHTTQSVDQNEGPQPQGKGINAVNSSAPDPTRIKSPAQGNSRLSQQGGSLLDGSYNEQESAQSFAQALMEWRNTGKSTSCETSTTPELPKRQELQITFGANKSLSYLDRLLLKKRQTSDRTPLEGLQTENQLETNYREIFQDLGAPNKSTVTSVGTSNADLSIEEISAEFASSWEETDACIVEEFLPHSEKDSFDCMTSSGHLLAHVSPRSPSLTEKSWSSHLSKSEKTSSGNDVYVRVWSPKPSYVGLSEFFLAGVADDNPLPNKSVERWTEVRKSLVSTSLSSQNVWKPHESVSRIVVEDSLIQEEKENEPVIPLVLEPSRVHDIPGPGSSTVTLIHDFGIVDFLKIKPNLPSGFEKQSLVHRVSTVSPITLSPNPPSLYWSDDSDDEFLEQICCQTFKDEQKADQDEADRATLTNLAWELASSTGCEVEERRVREESGEEFDQDSIESNDSGSGLSSSEEERDQHDKYSEHLTVESSEDDDNTLASADVHLLD